The Pseudomonas fulva 12-X sequence CATGGTCGTGGTTCCACTCGCGCCACTGGCCGAACTCGCAGCCCATGAACAGCAGCTTCTTGCCCGGGTGGCTCCACATGAAGCTCAGGTACAGGCGCAGGTTGGCGAACTTCTGCCAGCGGTCGCCCGGCATCTTGTCGAGCAGCGAGCGCTTGCCGTGCACCACTTCGTCGTGGGAGATGGGCAGCACGAAATGCTCGGAGAAGGCGTACAGCAGGCCGAAGGTCAGCTGATGGTGATGGTGGCGACGGTGCAGCGGATCCTCGGCAGCGTATTTGAGGCTGTCGTGCATCCAGCCCATGTTCCACTTGTAGGCAAAGCCCAGGCCGCCCTCCTGGGTCGGTCGGCTGACGCCCGGCCAGGCGGTCGATTCCTCGGCGATCACCAGTGCGCCGGGCACTTCCTGGGCGACCACATCGTTGAGATGGCGCAGGAAGTCGATGCTCTCCAGGTTCTCGCGCCCGCCGAAACGGTTGGGGATCCACTCGCCGTCCTTGCGCGAATAGTCGCGGTAGAGCATCGAGGCCACGGCGTCCACGCGCAGGCCGTCGATATGATAGGTGCGCAGCCAGTGCAGCGCCGAGGCCAGCATGAAGCCGTGCACCTCGGTGCGGCCCAGGTTGTAGATGTAGGTGTCCCAATCCTGGTGGAAACCCTCGAACGGGTGGGCGTATTCGTACAGCGCAGTGCCGTCGAACTGACCGAGGCCATGGGCGTCGGTGGGGAAATGCGCCGGCACCCAGTCGAGGATCACGCCAATGCCGGCCTGGTGGCAGGCGTCGACGAAGGCGGCGAAATCCGCCGGGCTGCCGTAACGCGCAGTCGGGGCGAATTGCGACAGCAACTGGTAACCCCAGGAACCGCCGAACGGGTGCTCCATGATCGGCATCAGCTCGATATGGGTGAAGCCCAGTTGCTGCACATAGGGAATCAGCTGTTCGCTCAGCTCGCGCCAGCTCAGCAGGCGGCCATTCTCGCCGCCCTCGCGGCGCCAGGAACCGGCATGCAATTCGTAAATCGACATCGGCGCCTGGTAGGCCTGGCGAGCCTGCCGCTGCTCGAGCCAATGGTCATCGTGCCAGTCGAACTGCAGCGGCGCGGATACCACCGAGCCGGTAGCCGGCGGCAGCTCACTGGCCAGCGCCATGGGATCGGCCTTGAGCGGCAACAGACCATCGCGGCCGAGAATCTCGTATTTGTAGACTTCGCCGGGCGCCAGGCGCGGAATGAACAGCTCCCACACACCACTGGGCTGACGCAGGCGCATCGGGTGACGACGGCCGTCCCAACCGTTGAAATTACCGACAACCGAGACCCGCCGGGCGTTGGGCGCCCACACCGAAAAGCGCACGCCCTGCACGCCTTCATGGGTAGTGAACTGGGCGCCCAGGCTCTTGCCCAGCTCACGGTGATTGCCCTCGGCGAACAGGTACAGGTCCATCTCGCCGAGCAGTTGACCAAAGGCGTAAGGGTCCTCGGTTTCCTGTACGCCGGTTCCCCACTGGATGCGATAGCGATACGGCACCTGCTGCTCGATGCGGATGCTGAACAGCCCTGGCACGCTGGATTGCTCCAGAGTGCCGAGCACCTCGCCGGTTACCGCGTGGATCAGCTCGACACCAAGGGCGCCAGGCAGGTAGGCACGAATCGTCAGCCCGTGGGCGAACGCGTGGGGGCCCAGAATCGAAAACGGATCGCCATGCTCGCCCCGGATCAGGGCCTCGACAGCGGCACGTTCCAGTCCCGCCACCTGGC is a genomic window containing:
- the glgB gene encoding 1,4-alpha-glucan branching protein GlgB; its protein translation is MSNGETERQVAGLERAAVEALIRGEHGDPFSILGPHAFAHGLTIRAYLPGALGVELIHAVTGEVLGTLEQSSVPGLFSIRIEQQVPYRYRIQWGTGVQETEDPYAFGQLLGEMDLYLFAEGNHRELGKSLGAQFTTHEGVQGVRFSVWAPNARRVSVVGNFNGWDGRRHPMRLRQPSGVWELFIPRLAPGEVYKYEILGRDGLLPLKADPMALASELPPATGSVVSAPLQFDWHDDHWLEQRQARQAYQAPMSIYELHAGSWRREGGENGRLLSWRELSEQLIPYVQQLGFTHIELMPIMEHPFGGSWGYQLLSQFAPTARYGSPADFAAFVDACHQAGIGVILDWVPAHFPTDAHGLGQFDGTALYEYAHPFEGFHQDWDTYIYNLGRTEVHGFMLASALHWLRTYHIDGLRVDAVASMLYRDYSRKDGEWIPNRFGGRENLESIDFLRHLNDVVAQEVPGALVIAEESTAWPGVSRPTQEGGLGFAYKWNMGWMHDSLKYAAEDPLHRRHHHHQLTFGLLYAFSEHFVLPISHDEVVHGKRSLLDKMPGDRWQKFANLRLYLSFMWSHPGKKLLFMGCEFGQWREWNHDHELDWYLLRYGEHKGVQQLVSDLNGLYRHEPALHQLDGSAEGFAWLIGDDANNSVFAWLRHDQSGAPLLVVHNFTPEPRNGYRIGVPKEGAWHVLLNSDSERYAGSNAGSQGGLFSEAVASHGQPQSLSLDLPPLGTLVIKPQ